Below is a window of 'Nostoc azollae' 0708 DNA.
AGTACTGGCAGATGGAGCTGGTGAAATTATACCTGGCGTTATTATAATAGTTGGGCTAGCTGAAGGTATTGGACTAGGTGCAGTGATACTGTAAACATTAGATGATCCTGAAAACTGAATCTTATCGTCCTGTTTTAATCCTTTACCAGATGATAATGTGATTGCCATCGCACCCAGAGTTGGCACAGGAGAAGCGACTATGGGAAATTCATATTGAGCAGCTATATTTCTCACTGTTTCTAAGTCTTTTTCAATCAAGTTGGCTGCGGTTGTGTACTCTTTAGCTTTAGCTTTAAAAGCAGCAGAAATTACCATCATTTGCATGGCCGCTGCTGTAAAGAAAGTTACTATGAGAATAGCAGATAGAACTTCAAGTAAGCTAAAGCCTGATTCTGAATGGCATTTTGGCTTTTTCATAATTATGACTATTCTTGTTTAACTTTTGCAAAAGCAAAAACTAATAGGTGATGTTCACAAATGATTTAGAATGGCTAATATCTGGACTTAGACGATGTTTCAAAAGTTAGAAAAGGTATAATTTCGATTATGTATCCCTTACAGGAGTTGGA
It encodes the following:
- a CDS encoding type II secretion system protein encodes the protein MKKPKCHSESGFSLLEVLSAILIVTFFTAAAMQMMVISAAFKAKAKEYTTAANLIEKDLETVRNIAAQYEFPIVASPVPTLGAMAITLSSGKGLKQDDKIQFSGSSNVYSITAPSPIPSASPTIIITPGIISPAPSASTRVGSNTVCSATSASTGLANYLQQITQGSAYIDSSKTFSITEGGSSVIYGAVIGANPYIIPDTSKKLWLMRNDNNLNAAPYNVLQVRYLVVKDNNGSPSSNKIVAKLASEVIPNASFQCIQ